The following are encoded together in the Janthinobacterium sp. Marseille genome:
- the flgM gene encoding flagellar biosynthesis anti-sigma factor FlgM, which yields MITPIDQAEIGVLPQTKRGEVVKINDASKKIAGVGVAATQTRAGKAPEKADTGKVSSNVTLSSQVQALTSQVASASVFDAKKVDEIKAAIAGGQFQVNAERVADGLMDTVKDLISTRKG from the coding sequence GTGATAACGCCGATAGACCAAGCAGAGATAGGCGTTTTGCCGCAAACCAAACGGGGTGAAGTCGTGAAAATTAATGACGCAAGCAAGAAAATCGCGGGAGTCGGCGTAGCAGCCACGCAGACTCGCGCAGGCAAGGCACCGGAAAAAGCCGATACCGGCAAGGTGTCTTCCAACGTGACGTTATCGTCGCAAGTGCAGGCGCTGACCAGCCAGGTTGCCAGCGCCAGCGTATTTGATGCTAAAAAAGTTGATGAGATCAAGGCAGCTATTGCCGGTGGTCAATTCCAGGTAAACGCAGAACGCGTCGCTGACGGATTGATGGATACGGTGAAAGACCTGATCTCCACACGTAAAGGTTAA
- a CDS encoding flagellar protein FlgN, translating to MESFGTSPADSLSEEHKAIRALTQLLQLEQEHLIAADVEGITALTEAKAKAAARMAELANWRHNALAAAGFEPTESSMKLWLESSQSKTARKSWNELVELVEVAKELNRVNGILINKQMVRNQNVLNILQHGTVQGNNVYGPNGQTASKSVGRHIVAG from the coding sequence ATGGAATCGTTCGGTACCAGCCCTGCAGATAGTTTGAGTGAAGAACACAAAGCCATTCGTGCTCTGACGCAATTATTGCAGCTGGAACAGGAACACCTGATCGCCGCCGACGTGGAAGGCATCACCGCCCTCACTGAAGCCAAGGCCAAAGCCGCTGCCCGCATGGCAGAGCTGGCCAACTGGCGCCACAATGCGCTGGCCGCCGCAGGTTTTGAACCGACCGAATCGAGCATGAAGCTGTGGCTGGAAAGTTCACAGTCGAAAACCGCACGCAAGTCCTGGAATGAACTGGTTGAACTGGTCGAAGTCGCAAAAGAACTCAATCGTGTCAACGGCATCCTGATCAACAAGCAGATGGTGCGCAATCAAAACGTGCTCAACATCCTGCAGCACGGCACCGTGCAAGGCAATAATGTCTACGGCCCGAATGGCCAGACCGCCAGCAAGAGCGTCGGTCGTCATATCGTCGCCGGCTAA